One Vulcanisaeta thermophila DNA segment encodes these proteins:
- a CDS encoding glycosyltransferase family 4 protein, whose product MDKLILSILHHSIPPIRPGTIAEEDNAGWHFRSAKALRKYGGYQVIAIRPSGSEEAITKIVDGIPIILTPTIDLSPSKRLWKWSEYSPNMTRITEYLVKKYNAVPYIHEYRALNSEQIIRKLLDRPMILQHHGSTPPSPRDAINPNPINTTKALSKLRREKILTKVKGAIFVLNRAEKEYLEKLGTDAEVIIRTMGVDFNELKPPTEDEVIKTRRELGIPEGNIVMGTYVGVFREEFSTLKGANYIVKIWSEVRKAVKNITLIVTGLNRKTAETLRAKGIMAYEFLPHNEYIKLVKAMDVYFLPATPGYYGGIGVAVMEALALGKPVVSPTLMDMPNPREIKYVGIATPYVTENNLKAFINALINVVENTSQYKPSIIREIAHKYYSWESFVKTFNQVISNL is encoded by the coding sequence TTCAGATCAGCAAAGGCATTGAGGAAGTACGGGGGTTACCAGGTAATTGCCATAAGACCAAGCGGTTCCGAGGAAGCCATAACCAAGATAGTTGATGGAATACCCATAATCCTAACACCAACCATAGACCTATCACCATCAAAGAGACTGTGGAAATGGAGCGAGTACTCACCAAACATGACAAGGATCACGGAGTACCTCGTTAAAAAGTACAATGCAGTACCATACATACATGAGTACAGAGCACTCAACTCAGAACAAATCATTAGAAAACTACTGGACAGACCCATGATACTACAACACCACGGATCCACACCACCAAGCCCAAGAGATGCAATAAACCCAAACCCAATAAACACCACAAAGGCACTATCAAAATTAAGAAGAGAAAAAATATTGACAAAGGTTAAGGGAGCAATATTCGTACTGAATAGGGCTGAGAAGGAGTACCTCGAGAAGCTGGGGACGGATGCCGAGGTGATTATCAGAACCATGGGCGTAGACTTCAACGAACTAAAACCACCCACCGAGGACGAAGTAATCAAAACCAGGAGGGAACTCGGTATACCAGAAGGCAACATAGTCATGGGGACATACGTGGGGGTATTCAGGGAGGAATTCAGCACATTAAAAGGTGCCAATTACATAGTTAAAATATGGAGTGAGGTAAGAAAAGCCGTGAAAAACATAACATTGATAGTTACAGGCCTCAATAGGAAAACCGCAGAAACCCTGAGGGCAAAGGGGATAATGGCTTACGAATTCCTACCACACAACGAGTACATAAAGCTAGTAAAGGCAATGGATGTTTACTTCCTACCAGCAACACCAGGATACTACGGAGGCATCGGTGTTGCGGTCATGGAGGCACTAGCCCTGGGAAAGCCCGTAGTAAGCCCAACACTAATGGACATGCCAAACCCTAGGGAGATAAAGTACGTGGGGATAGCAACACCCTACGTAACGGAAAACAACCTAAAGGCATTCATAAATGCATTGATAAACGTGGTCGAAAACACAAGCCAGTACAAACCATCAATAATCAGGGAAATAGCCCATAAATACTACTCATGGGAATCATTTGTAAAAACGTTCAACCAGGTAATCAGCAACCTATGA
- a CDS encoding glycosyltransferase family 4 protein, whose translation MGMIKVLSNYAPEPLVKALRKFGIIMHKAQADLISLLRLSYDYDIIYSIKSLSTIDRSLLKSLFMRRNKDHVVIYGLHMPMTLDNKVRPTHVMYDVLNPTQPVIASLRGFWIHTLNLRDYRMALNMGLRALYMPLGTDTNIFKCSLEKPNEFTVIYASRPAWHKGTDILVNVIIPFLLKKIKNIRIVITDSNYDYMAWIYEKLKGIPNITLYPHLPLNEYAKVLSEAHVLLFPTRYESYGLVVLDAMATGVIPVSFKVRGFIEDVLMRTEFRDYVVNYPDVHGFLVKVMRLYELYNNHVDKYEKLTIKACNLARLFSWDNVAGKWAYELNFILNK comes from the coding sequence ATGGGTATGATTAAGGTTTTAAGTAATTATGCCCCTGAACCTTTAGTTAAGGCTCTACGAAAATTCGGTATAATAATGCATAAAGCACAGGCTGATTTAATATCTTTATTAAGGCTGAGCTATGATTATGACATTATTTATTCAATAAAAAGCCTTAGCACCATCGATAGGAGCTTATTAAAGAGCTTATTTATGAGGCGAAACAAGGACCATGTCGTTATATACGGTCTCCACATGCCAATGACCTTGGATAATAAGGTCAGGCCTACCCATGTTATGTACGATGTATTGAACCCCACTCAACCAGTCATTGCATCATTGAGGGGCTTTTGGATACATACTTTAAACCTAAGGGATTACAGGATGGCTCTCAACATGGGCTTAAGGGCACTTTACATGCCTCTAGGTACTGATACAAACATATTTAAATGCAGCCTTGAAAAACCCAATGAATTCACAGTTATATATGCAAGCAGACCTGCGTGGCACAAGGGCACTGATATATTGGTTAATGTGATAATACCATTCCTGCTTAAAAAGATAAAAAACATAAGGATAGTAATTACGGATAGCAATTATGACTATATGGCGTGGATTTACGAAAAACTAAAGGGCATACCCAACATCACATTGTACCCGCATCTACCGTTGAATGAGTATGCCAAGGTATTATCGGAGGCGCATGTACTGTTATTTCCCACGAGGTATGAAAGCTACGGCTTAGTGGTATTGGATGCCATGGCTACGGGCGTCATACCGGTTTCCTTTAAGGTTAGAGGTTTTATTGAAGATGTACTAATGAGGACTGAGTTTAGGGATTATGTGGTTAATTATCCTGATGTACATGGCTTCTTAGTGAAGGTAATGAGGCTCTATGAGCTATATAATAACCATGTAGATAAGTATGAGAAACTAACAATAAAGGCTTGTAATTTAGCCAGATTATTTTCCTGGGATAATGTGGCTGGAAAATGGGCTTACGAATTAAATTTCATTCTTAACAAGTAA
- a CDS encoding glycosyltransferase family 2 protein: MRVTALILTSGSKDRIPYIEVLIKSIAKQTVKPHEVVVATETSGNLINDLLRKYVPDIEHKVIETGYWNKCLTANKAILRSSGDVVFLLEDDLYLTPNFIEEVLKTFREYPSTACVYTNCIWVFPEGAGTRGNGIVSDLARVLRKLTIHNSALPRFVRKISDHLIEVPVFTMSVACKKEVLLRVGLYDMNVNEPILGEDYDLALRIVKAGYKIIQNTKAVSYHFTKQVSKGVRRYGEKPRALMGTYASEVYFMTKNRDLLGTGNVIMHMVYRIIESVAWGIRARNPLLLIYGPAGSLMGFIKGIAYKYKN; this comes from the coding sequence ATGAGGGTAACGGCATTAATACTCACGAGCGGGAGCAAGGACAGGATCCCGTACATCGAGGTGCTCATCAAGTCAATCGCGAAGCAGACGGTGAAGCCCCACGAGGTCGTAGTGGCCACCGAAACCTCAGGTAATCTAATAAATGACTTACTAAGGAAGTACGTACCGGACATAGAGCATAAGGTCATTGAGACTGGGTATTGGAATAAGTGCCTCACGGCTAATAAGGCAATACTCAGGAGCAGTGGTGACGTAGTATTCCTCCTCGAGGACGACCTGTACCTAACGCCGAACTTCATAGAGGAGGTCCTAAAGACATTCAGGGAGTACCCAAGCACGGCCTGCGTCTACACAAACTGCATATGGGTATTCCCAGAGGGGGCGGGCACGAGGGGGAACGGAATCGTTAGCGATTTAGCTAGGGTCCTCAGGAAGCTAACAATCCATAACTCGGCACTCCCGAGGTTTGTTAGGAAAATTAGTGATCACTTAATTGAGGTGCCCGTATTCACCATGAGCGTGGCATGTAAAAAAGAGGTTTTGCTAAGGGTTGGGCTCTACGATATGAACGTCAACGAGCCAATACTTGGGGAGGATTACGACCTCGCGCTTAGGATAGTGAAGGCAGGTTATAAAATAATCCAAAACACCAAGGCAGTATCATATCACTTCACAAAACAGGTAAGCAAGGGCGTCAGGAGGTACGGCGAAAAGCCCAGGGCGTTAATGGGGACTTACGCAAGTGAGGTGTACTTCATGACCAAGAATAGGGATTTACTGGGCACGGGCAATGTGATTATGCACATGGTATACAGAATAATAGAATCCGTAGCATGGGGCATCAGGGCTAGAAACCCATTGCTACTCATATATGGACCGGCGGGTTCACTAATGGGGTTCATTAAAGGAATCGCTTATAAATATAAAAATTAA
- a CDS encoding glycosyltransferase codes for MSNENELVSIIVPVKNEARRIMPLLNGIAKQTYKAIEVIFVDGGSTDGTYEILQEFQRRSPFPVKVLREEGPLKSPANARNLGILNSNGKYVVLFDADFDLSSDENAIYKIVNGLKKGKHVAITYIANEHTWLERQQALETSLLFGFNGKPLYLLAGFRREVFEKELFDVRLGLGEDVDFVSRVSPRKEYVIVDTAVRRCFPHTIHDLKKQQLWYGRTAIPYLKKNNKVVWLYLARINAVPMAVYLSIIMLLLAFFTHITYPILVISFLLLSYSLGYRILGFLIRDVKKLKLKGAKNIFERLIYILLRELIAKLFFDIGIISYLIKRGKVVLGRE; via the coding sequence ATGAGTAATGAGAATGAGTTAGTAAGTATAATCGTTCCAGTCAAGAATGAGGCCAGGAGAATAATGCCACTACTTAATGGTATAGCAAAGCAGACATACAAAGCCATAGAAGTAATATTTGTTGACGGGGGCTCCACCGATGGAACATACGAAATCCTCCAGGAATTTCAAAGAAGAAGCCCATTCCCAGTTAAAGTACTGAGGGAAGAGGGCCCATTAAAATCACCGGCAAATGCTAGAAACCTGGGCATACTAAATTCCAACGGAAAATACGTGGTTTTATTCGATGCAGATTTCGATTTAAGTTCAGACGAAAATGCTATATACAAGATTGTTAATGGACTTAAAAAGGGCAAACATGTTGCTATTACATATATAGCTAACGAGCATACATGGCTAGAAAGACAGCAAGCACTGGAAACATCACTATTATTTGGTTTTAACGGAAAACCTTTGTATCTCTTGGCTGGATTTAGGAGGGAAGTATTTGAGAAGGAGTTGTTTGATGTGAGGCTGGGACTAGGCGAGGATGTGGACTTCGTCTCTAGGGTATCTCCAAGAAAAGAATATGTAATTGTTGACACCGCAGTGAGAAGATGCTTCCCTCATACCATTCATGATCTAAAGAAACAACAGCTTTGGTATGGACGTACTGCTATTCCATATCTAAAGAAAAACAACAAAGTAGTATGGCTGTACCTAGCTAGGATTAATGCGGTTCCTATGGCCGTATACTTATCGATCATAATGCTCTTACTTGCCTTTTTCACTCACATTACCTATCCTATATTAGTTATATCATTTCTATTATTGTCTTATTCGCTTGGCTATAGAATTTTAGGTTTCCTTATTAGAGATGTAAAGAAACTAAAGTTAAAAGGCGCAAAGAATATCTTTGAGAGATTGATATATATATTGCTCCGCGAATTAATAGCTAAGCTTTTCTTCGATATTGGTATTATATCTTACTTGATTAAGAGGGGTAAAGTAGTCCTAGGCAGGGAATAA